The following proteins are encoded in a genomic region of Vidua macroura isolate BioBank_ID:100142 chromosome 10, ASM2450914v1, whole genome shotgun sequence:
- the GPR148 gene encoding probable G-protein coupled receptor 148 has protein sequence MDFPGCASERRANRTVIHLRETEFNSSSNLDDTTLLLLLEEWSLTPSGTNTKMFLISPVVCLVAGVLIIPTILFVIFSRFNIRQETRYMLLGNALLSDLIYLLFYTLSAALNAAHLHLPKEVCVLLLFLLAVAYCGGLFTAVAIVLDTYIAVLFPLRYIAILPPSRTKKIIVLLWMCSGAFPGIFFLVLWNTHSFVPCVLETCSVPVILTLTLNGTDAVKLCFWLSTTVIILCLSVIFCCYAILYFKTKHSGIWESICSRASVTFVMHNTVLFFYFFPLLALFVESFLCVNVFIRLQTGILVSLTVCNVLMILPKVLFPFLYGLRYREISTSLKSIVRRRQLHLVSPAPPPS, from the coding sequence ATGGacttccctggctgtgcctcagaAAGAAGAGCAAACAGAACTGTGATCCACCTCAGGGAGACAGAGTTCAACAGTTCCTCAAATTTGGATGACACAACTTTGTTACTTTTGCTGGAGGAATGGTCTCTCACCCCATCAGGCACAAACACGAAGATGTTCTTAATCTCTCCAGTTGTCTGTCTTGTGGCAGGTGTCCTCATCATCCCTACCATCTTATTTGTGATCTTCTCTCGGTTTAACATCCGCCAGGAAACAAGGTACATGCTACTGGGAAATGCTCTGCTTTCTGATCTGATCTACCTGCTGTTCTATACCCTGTCAGCTGCTCTCAATGCAGCACATCTACACCTCCCAAAGGAAGTTTGTGTCCTCCTCTTATTTTTGCTGGCAGTGGCTTACTGTGGAGGACTGTTCACAGCTGTTGCAATAGTCTTGGACACGTACattgctgttttgtttcctttgcgCTACATTGCTATTTTGCCTCCCTCACGGACTAAAAAAATCATTGTATTACTGTGGATGTGTTCCGGAGCTTTCCCTGGGATTTTCTTCTTGGTGCTATGGAATACCCACAGCTTTGTGCCCTGTGTCCTGGAAACGTGCTCAGTTCCAGTAATACTAACATTAACTCTGAATGGGACTGATGCTGTGAAACTCTGCTTCTGGCTTTCTACCACAGTTATCATTCTCTGCCTGTCTGTAATATTTTGTTGCTATGCtattctatattttaaaaccaaacacTCAGGTATATGGGAGAGCATCTGCTCCAGAGCCAGTGTAACATTCGTAATGCACAAcactgtgttatttttttacttctttccaCTCTTGGCCCTTTTTGTAGAATCATTCTTGTGCGTTAATGTTTTCATCAGACTGCAGACaggaatcttggtctccctgacagTCTGCAATGTCCTCATGATTCTTCCTAAAGTTCTATTCCCTTTTCTGTATGGGCTTCGATACAGAGAGATCTCGACCTCTCTCAAATCCATTGTCAGGAGGAGGCAGCTTCACCTGGTGTCACCTGCTCCACCACCATCctga